In the genome of Laspinema palackyanum D2c, one region contains:
- a CDS encoding flavodoxin family protein: protein MNRDKKVVGIVGSYRKGGTIDTVVSEVLAEAENQGAEISKIYLQDRQIEFCTNCRVCLQQPGPERGECVLQDEMDGMLQEIEAADSLVIGAPVNFGNVNALTQRFLERCVCYGYWPWNTPGPQMRKSEATKKAVLISSSAVPGFIARWLSGAIKSLKSLAKMLGAKPIGIICVGKVISKQEGVSDKIKRRARHLGHELVM from the coding sequence ATGAATAGAGATAAAAAAGTTGTAGGAATTGTCGGCAGTTATCGCAAGGGCGGAACGATTGATACCGTGGTGAGTGAGGTCCTGGCAGAAGCTGAAAATCAAGGTGCAGAAATTTCCAAGATTTATTTGCAGGACCGCCAGATTGAGTTTTGTACGAATTGTCGGGTTTGTTTACAGCAACCGGGACCAGAACGGGGAGAATGTGTGCTCCAGGATGAGATGGATGGGATGTTGCAGGAAATTGAGGCAGCAGATTCTTTGGTAATTGGTGCGCCGGTTAATTTTGGAAATGTTAATGCCCTGACTCAACGGTTTTTAGAACGGTGTGTTTGTTATGGATATTGGCCCTGGAATACGCCGGGACCACAAATGCGAAAGTCCGAAGCAACGAAGAAGGCGGTCCTCATTTCGTCCAGTGCAGTTCCTGGGTTTATTGCGCGTTGGTTATCCGGTGCAATTAAAAGTTTGAAGTCTCTGGCGAAAATGTTGGGGGCCAAACCCATTGGGATAATTTGTGTGGGAAAAGTGATTTCCAAACAAGAAGGTGTGTCGGATAAAATTAAACGGCGGGCACGGCATTTAGGTCATGAGTTGGTTATGTAA
- the hemJ gene encoding protoporphyrinogen oxidase HemJ gives MAYLWFKSFHIIGFVAWFAGLFYLPRLFVYHIEASDRPEAVRSALKTEYNRMEKRLYKLIMRPAMIFTIVMAAGIIYQEPGVFKETWLHVKLLLVLALVGFHHYCGRVIRQLEEGTCTISGIQMRRLNEVPTIILALVVFLAIFKNNFPTDIVTWGTIAAIIAFAVIIQLYARKRRLQEQGELEASS, from the coding sequence ATGGCGTATCTCTGGTTTAAGTCGTTCCATATTATTGGCTTTGTCGCTTGGTTTGCCGGATTGTTTTATTTACCCCGGTTATTTGTCTATCATATTGAAGCCAGTGACCGCCCGGAAGCCGTTAGATCCGCGCTCAAAACCGAATATAACCGCATGGAAAAACGGCTTTATAAATTAATTATGAGACCTGCGATGATTTTTACAATTGTCATGGCGGCGGGCATTATCTACCAGGAACCCGGGGTTTTTAAGGAAACTTGGCTTCATGTCAAACTGTTGTTAGTCTTGGCCTTAGTCGGCTTCCATCATTACTGTGGCCGGGTGATTCGTCAGTTGGAGGAAGGAACTTGTACCATTAGTGGCATCCAAATGCGACGTTTAAATGAAGTTCCAACTATTATATTGGCTTTAGTGGTGTTCTTAGCCATTTTCAAAAACAATTTTCCCACGGATATTGTCACTTGGGGAACCATTGCCGCAATTATCGCCTTTGCGGTGATTATTCAACTCTATGCTCGCAAACGACGTTTGCAAGAACAGGGAGAATTAGAGGCATCCAGTTAA
- a CDS encoding formylglycine-generating enzyme family protein, whose translation MHPSQTVNPSQKPAHPLTRRHFLKLGALSSLGFLAALAGPNFGGKMAKAQAPQIPQLSSWKFTTVQVNETGEIIQKVCKEVPYFQESLGKGLGIDLIQIPGGSFLMGSPPTELERYDSEGPQHSVTLPDFFLSQSPITQAQWQAVMGNNPSTWQQDNLPVENVSWHDAVEFCHRLAQKTGRGYRLPSEAEWEYACRAKSSTPFYFGEKITAELGNYDESLTGIPHHKTTPVGSFPANGFGLVDMHGNLWEWCQDLWHNSYEGAPTDGSAWEIGGNPEFRILRGGSWHDLPWYSRAAQRFGKEPDSQEAIAGFRIAVSGLLNP comes from the coding sequence ATGCATCCATCCCAAACAGTCAATCCGTCCCAAAAACCCGCTCATCCCTTGACTCGCCGCCACTTCTTGAAATTAGGCGCTTTATCCAGTCTCGGCTTTTTAGCTGCTTTAGCGGGCCCCAATTTCGGGGGCAAAATGGCCAAAGCACAAGCACCACAAATCCCCCAACTTTCTTCCTGGAAATTTACCACCGTTCAGGTGAATGAAACCGGAGAAATCATTCAAAAAGTTTGCAAAGAAGTCCCCTATTTTCAAGAATCCCTAGGCAAGGGTCTGGGTATTGATTTAATTCAGATTCCTGGGGGTAGTTTTTTGATGGGTTCCCCTCCGACGGAATTAGAACGATATGACAGTGAAGGTCCTCAACATTCTGTGACTTTGCCCGACTTCTTTTTAAGTCAATCTCCCATCACTCAGGCACAGTGGCAAGCGGTGATGGGAAACAATCCCTCCACTTGGCAGCAAGACAATTTACCTGTGGAAAATGTCTCTTGGCATGATGCGGTAGAATTTTGTCACCGACTGGCGCAAAAAACGGGACGCGGGTATCGTCTGCCGTCAGAAGCGGAATGGGAATATGCCTGTCGCGCCAAAAGTTCTACCCCGTTTTATTTTGGTGAAAAAATTACCGCCGAATTAGGGAACTATGATGAAAGTTTGACAGGAATTCCTCACCACAAAACCACCCCAGTGGGCAGTTTTCCCGCGAATGGGTTTGGATTAGTCGATATGCATGGCAATCTCTGGGAATGGTGTCAGGATTTGTGGCATAATAGTTATGAGGGTGCGCCGACAGATGGCAGTGCCTGGGAAATTGGAGGAAATCCAGAATTTCGGATACTGCGCGGCGGGTCCTGGCATGATTTACCGTGGTATTCTCGGGCGGCGCAACGGTTTGGTAAGGAACCGGATTCTCAAGAGGCGATCGCCGGGTTTCGGATTGCTGTTTCTGGGTTGCTTAACCCCTGA
- the hemN gene encoding oxygen-independent coproporphyrinogen III oxidase gives MNALISTVEFDADLLNKYDRPVPRYTSYPPATELKPEFEEVGFRAAIAVGNYKKTPLSLYCHIPFCETPCYFCGCNTIITQRKSLAEPYLDYLTRQIRAMAELVDTARSVNQMHWGGGTPNYLSLPQVEQLWTTINRYFRFEENAEVSIEVNPRFLDKNYLLFLQDLGFNRISFGIQDFNPKVQKAVNRIQPEAMLFQVMDWVRDAGFESVNVDLIYGLPFQTLETFRDTIHKTTQLDPDRIAVFNFAYVPWLKPVQRLIPEDALPPASEKMDILKMAIEDLGEADYQFIGMDHFAKPDDELAIAQREGQLHRNFQGYTTKPESDLIGLGMTSISMLHDVYTQNHKRLKDYYQAIDSNQLPIEKGVSLSADDILRRMVIMELMCQFKLSKNEFEQKYHLSFDCDFDEYFAAEQLELHQLEADGLVRLSPNHIEVTPAGRLLVRNVAAVFDTYLSKKALNSFSKAI, from the coding sequence ATGAACGCTTTAATTTCTACCGTTGAATTTGATGCTGATTTGTTGAACAAGTATGACCGTCCGGTGCCACGTTACACGAGCTATCCACCGGCGACGGAATTGAAACCTGAGTTTGAAGAAGTAGGATTTAGAGCGGCTATTGCTGTTGGCAACTATAAGAAAACTCCCCTATCCCTGTATTGCCATATTCCTTTTTGTGAAACTCCTTGTTATTTCTGTGGGTGCAATACTATCATCACCCAGCGGAAATCCTTGGCTGAACCTTATCTGGATTATTTGACTCGTCAAATTCGGGCAATGGCGGAACTGGTGGATACGGCTCGTTCCGTGAATCAAATGCACTGGGGGGGAGGGACGCCGAATTATTTATCGCTTCCTCAAGTGGAGCAGTTGTGGACGACGATTAATCGGTATTTCCGGTTTGAGGAAAATGCAGAAGTTTCGATTGAGGTGAATCCCCGGTTTTTAGATAAAAACTATCTGTTGTTTTTACAAGATTTGGGATTTAACCGGATTAGCTTTGGAATTCAAGATTTTAATCCGAAGGTGCAGAAAGCGGTGAATCGGATTCAGCCGGAAGCGATGCTGTTTCAGGTGATGGATTGGGTGCGGGATGCGGGATTTGAGAGTGTGAATGTGGACCTGATTTATGGGTTGCCGTTTCAAACTTTGGAGACGTTCCGGGATACGATTCATAAAACGACGCAACTGGACCCGGACCGAATTGCGGTATTTAATTTCGCCTATGTGCCTTGGTTAAAACCTGTGCAGCGATTGATTCCGGAGGATGCGCTGCCTCCGGCATCGGAAAAGATGGATATCTTAAAGATGGCGATCGAGGATTTAGGGGAAGCAGATTATCAGTTTATTGGCATGGATCATTTTGCCAAACCTGATGATGAGTTGGCCATCGCCCAACGGGAAGGGCAACTGCATCGCAACTTCCAGGGATATACCACCAAACCGGAATCGGATTTAATTGGGTTGGGGATGACTTCCATTAGTATGCTCCATGATGTCTATACCCAGAATCACAAACGCTTGAAAGACTATTATCAAGCGATTGATTCAAATCAGTTACCGATTGAAAAAGGGGTGAGTCTGAGTGCCGATGACATCCTGCGCCGGATGGTGATTATGGAGTTGATGTGTCAATTTAAGCTCTCTAAAAATGAGTTTGAGCAAAAATATCACCTCAGCTTCGATTGCGATTTTGATGAATATTTTGCAGCCGAACAATTAGAGTTACACCAGCTAGAAGCCGATGGATTAGTGCGCCTATCCCCCAATCATATCGAAGTCACCCCAGCGGGACGCTTGCTCGTTCGGAATGTGGCGGCTGTCTTTGATACTTATCTGAGCAAAAAAGCGTTAAATAGTTTCTCTAAAGCAATTTAG
- the hypE gene encoding hydrogenase expression/formation protein HypE has translation MIEDFTITCPIPISQYPHVLLAHGGGGTLMRQLIERMFLPVFGTPDGVPHDSVALTLPGTRIAMTTDSYVIRPLFFPGGDIGSLAVHGTVNDLAMSGARPLYLTAGFILEEGLPMETLWRVVQSMQAAAQSAGVQIVTGDTKVVDRGKGDGIFINTAGVGMIEHNQAIAPQSVREGDVLLINGDLGRHGIAIMAVREGLEFETTIESDSAAIASLVLQLLDAGIEIHCLRDLTRGGLSSALNEIATSAGVGITIDERSIPVQEQVQGACEILGFDPLYVANEGRFVAFVPADYASRALEVMKSHPLGVDAVAIGTVTGTGQGFVTLRSQIGASRILDMLSGEQLPRIC, from the coding sequence ATGATAGAAGATTTTACCATAACCTGTCCGATTCCGATTTCTCAATATCCTCATGTGTTGTTAGCGCATGGGGGTGGGGGAACATTGATGCGCCAGTTGATTGAACGGATGTTTTTGCCGGTGTTTGGGACGCCGGATGGGGTTCCTCATGATTCGGTGGCGTTGACGTTGCCGGGAACTCGGATCGCGATGACGACGGATTCGTATGTGATTCGTCCTCTATTTTTTCCCGGTGGGGATATCGGTTCCTTGGCGGTTCATGGGACGGTGAATGATTTGGCGATGAGTGGTGCTCGTCCTTTGTATCTGACGGCAGGGTTTATTTTGGAGGAGGGGTTGCCAATGGAGACCCTGTGGCGGGTGGTGCAGTCGATGCAGGCAGCGGCACAGAGTGCGGGGGTACAAATTGTGACGGGGGATACGAAGGTGGTCGATCGCGGGAAGGGAGATGGAATTTTTATCAATACTGCCGGGGTAGGGATGATTGAACATAACCAGGCGATCGCACCGCAGTCGGTGCGTGAGGGGGATGTTTTGTTGATTAATGGAGATTTGGGACGACATGGGATTGCGATTATGGCAGTCCGTGAGGGGTTGGAGTTTGAAACGACGATTGAGAGTGATTCAGCGGCGATCGCCTCCCTTGTCTTACAGTTACTGGATGCTGGCATCGAAATTCACTGTTTGCGCGACTTAACACGCGGTGGGTTATCCAGTGCGTTAAATGAAATTGCGACATCAGCGGGGGTAGGGATTACCATTGATGAACGGTCGATTCCGGTTCAGGAACAGGTCCAGGGTGCTTGTGAGATTTTGGGGTTTGACCCGCTATATGTGGCGAATGAGGGACGATTTGTGGCGTTTGTTCCGGCAGACTATGCCAGTCGCGCTTTGGAGGTGATGAAGTCTCATCCGTTGGGGGTGGATGCGGTGGCGATCGGGACGGTGACGGGGACGGGTCAGGGTTTTGTGACGTTGCGGAGTCAAATTGGTGCGAGTCGGATTCTGGATATGCTGAGTGGGGAACAATTGCCTCGGATTTGTTGA
- the acsF gene encoding magnesium-protoporphyrin IX monomethyl ester (oxidative) cyclase: protein MIATPSPAPAEMTVTKTKALKENILTPRFYTTDFEKTANLDLSAQETELRAMLEEMRADYNRHHFVRNEEFAQSWDHITGEARQAFIDYLERSCVSEFSGFLLFKELSRNLKQKSPLLAEMFSLMARDEARHAGFLNKAMADFGCTMDLSYLTKNRVYTFFPIEWVLYTVYLSEKIGYWRYIIIYRHLEQHPEHQFYPLFNYFESWCQDENRHGDIFKALLRSQPKLWQTWTSRLWSRFFLLTVFATHTLTVHERTGFYYALGIGPTEFDREVIRKTNETALRAFPSGLNTEHPEFFPRLQKCCDLNEKLSEIDASSQPKWIKALKKLPFQLSIFGHLLRIYFLKGIDAEALRGTVR, encoded by the coding sequence ATGATTGCTACCCCATCCCCGGCCCCTGCTGAGATGACCGTCACCAAAACCAAGGCCCTAAAGGAAAATATCCTGACCCCCCGATTTTATACAACCGACTTCGAGAAGACCGCCAATTTAGATTTATCCGCCCAGGAAACCGAGTTGCGGGCGATGTTAGAGGAAATGCGGGCAGACTACAACCGCCATCACTTCGTGCGGAATGAGGAGTTTGCCCAATCCTGGGATCACATTACCGGAGAAGCGCGCCAAGCCTTTATTGATTATTTGGAACGGTCCTGCGTGTCGGAGTTTTCCGGGTTTCTGCTGTTTAAGGAACTCTCGCGCAACCTGAAACAAAAGAGTCCTTTGTTGGCGGAAATGTTTAGTTTAATGGCTAGAGATGAAGCGCGTCATGCCGGATTTTTAAATAAGGCGATGGCCGATTTTGGCTGTACGATGGATTTGAGCTATCTGACGAAAAATCGGGTTTATACGTTTTTCCCAATTGAGTGGGTGTTGTACACGGTTTATCTGTCGGAGAAGATTGGGTATTGGCGTTATATTATTATTTATCGGCATCTGGAACAGCATCCAGAGCATCAGTTTTATCCGTTGTTCAACTATTTTGAAAGCTGGTGTCAGGATGAAAACCGGCATGGGGATATTTTCAAGGCGTTGCTGCGATCGCAACCCAAACTCTGGCAAACCTGGACTTCCCGCTTGTGGAGTCGCTTTTTCCTGCTGACGGTGTTCGCCACCCATACTTTAACGGTGCATGAACGGACGGGATTTTATTATGCTTTGGGAATCGGCCCCACAGAGTTTGATCGGGAAGTGATTCGCAAAACCAATGAAACAGCACTGCGCGCATTTCCATCGGGTCTGAATACTGAACATCCAGAGTTTTTCCCTCGGTTACAGAAGTGTTGTGACTTGAATGAGAAGCTGTCGGAAATTGATGCCAGTTCTCAACCGAAGTGGATCAAGGCGTTGAAGAAATTACCCTTTCAACTGTCAATTTTCGGCCATTTGCTGCGGATTTATTTCCTTAAAGGCATTGATGCTGAGGCATTACGGGGAACGGTTCGATAA
- a CDS encoding SulP family inorganic anion transporter: MNAIKQYIPILNWARHYKREYLVGDITAGIILASLLIPQGMAYAMLAGLPPEVGLYASILPMIVYACLGTSSNLSVAPVAVDSLMVAAAVSAFAGENTGEYLGLALTLAFLVGIIEIIMGVFRLGFLVNFLSQSVISGFISAAAMLIGFSQIKHFLGVIIPQTESFFQLVSYLGAEVGNTNRVTLGLGLIALGILIFFNKKFKDYLKQWRVSEAAIVPITKSAPLLLVIISSLLVWGLRLDEIAGVKVVGTIPQGLPPISLPIFDATTLQQLFPAAVAISFVGFMEAFAVGSFLGSKKRQKLDANQELIALGAANASAAFTGGYPVTGGLSRSVVNFAAGANTGLASIITAIVIAITVMFLTPLFYFLPQTILAAIILVAVANLLDFGTLKRLWGYDKGDAIAWSAAFIAVLATSVETGILIGAAISLALHLWRTSKPHIAIVGRIEETEHFRNIERYPVKTCPHVLAIRIDESLYFANAKYLQTYVQNTIAKSPEVKHLVLVCSAVNVIDGSGLETLKSLIEELKTLGIDFYLAEVKGPVLDKLKKIGFTEFIGSDRIFLTTDIAMKTLECQ; this comes from the coding sequence ATGAACGCAATCAAACAGTATATTCCCATTTTGAATTGGGCAAGGCATTACAAACGCGAGTATTTAGTGGGAGATATTACTGCTGGGATTATCCTTGCCAGCTTATTAATTCCGCAAGGCATGGCTTATGCAATGCTGGCTGGATTACCGCCAGAAGTGGGGTTATATGCCAGCATTTTACCGATGATTGTCTATGCTTGTTTGGGAACGAGTAGCAATCTCTCCGTTGCGCCGGTGGCGGTGGATTCTCTGATGGTTGCTGCCGCCGTCAGTGCCTTTGCTGGGGAAAATACTGGCGAATATTTAGGATTAGCCTTAACCCTGGCATTTCTGGTGGGAATTATTGAAATTATCATGGGAGTCTTCCGCCTGGGGTTTCTGGTAAATTTCCTGAGTCAGTCGGTGATTTCGGGATTTATTAGTGCGGCGGCTATGTTAATTGGGTTCAGCCAAATTAAACATTTTTTGGGGGTGATAATTCCCCAAACCGAGTCATTTTTCCAACTGGTTTCTTATTTAGGTGCAGAAGTGGGAAATACCAACAGAGTTACCCTGGGTTTAGGGTTAATTGCCTTGGGGATTTTAATCTTTTTTAACAAAAAATTTAAGGATTATCTGAAACAATGGCGAGTCTCAGAAGCGGCGATCGTCCCGATTACCAAAAGCGCGCCGTTGTTGCTGGTTATTATTAGTTCTCTGTTGGTTTGGGGATTGAGATTAGATGAAATAGCTGGCGTGAAAGTGGTGGGAACGATTCCCCAAGGATTGCCGCCGATTTCGCTGCCAATTTTTGATGCCACGACCCTGCAACAGTTATTTCCCGCTGCTGTAGCGATTAGCTTTGTGGGATTTATGGAAGCATTTGCCGTGGGGAGTTTTTTAGGGAGTAAGAAACGCCAAAAACTGGATGCAAATCAGGAATTAATTGCATTAGGGGCGGCCAATGCGAGTGCTGCTTTTACTGGGGGATATCCCGTTACCGGGGGATTGAGTCGGTCCGTGGTGAATTTTGCGGCGGGGGCAAATACGGGATTAGCCTCAATTATTACGGCAATTGTAATTGCAATTACGGTGATGTTTTTAACTCCCTTATTTTATTTTTTACCCCAAACAATTTTAGCCGCTATTATTTTAGTAGCTGTCGCTAATTTGTTAGATTTTGGGACATTAAAACGACTGTGGGGATATGATAAAGGAGATGCGATCGCCTGGAGTGCTGCCTTTATTGCGGTCCTTGCCACCAGCGTAGAAACCGGAATTCTCATCGGTGCTGCTATTTCCTTGGCCCTGCATCTGTGGCGCACCAGCAAACCCCATATTGCCATAGTCGGACGAATTGAAGAAACAGAACATTTCCGGAATATAGAGCGATATCCGGTTAAAACCTGTCCTCATGTTTTAGCGATTCGGATTGATGAGAGCCTGTATTTTGCTAATGCCAAATATTTACAAACTTATGTACAAAATACCATTGCTAAATCTCCGGAAGTCAAGCATTTAGTTTTAGTTTGTAGCGCGGTTAATGTGATTGATGGCAGTGGATTGGAAACCTTGAAAAGTTTAATCGAAGAGTTAAAGACTCTCGGCATAGACTTTTATCTGGCCGAAGTGAAAGGGCCGGTATTAGATAAACTCAAAAAAATTGGATTCACTGAGTTTATCGGCAGCGATCGCATCTTTTTGACCACCGACATCGCCATGAAAACCTTAGAATGTCAGTAA
- a CDS encoding rhodanese-like domain-containing protein, translating to MTTHKTNNQLLDIDALTLKNGLDEQKVTLIDVREPGEFAGEHIKGATLLPLSQFDPHSPKLQGDNDIVLYCQSGNRSQQAAQKLLAVGVPEVMQLKGGINGWKQAGYSVEVNKNAPISIFRQVQIVAGTLVFTGTVLGYFVNPGFLFLSGFVGAGLVFAGISNTCAMGMLLAKLPYNQVK from the coding sequence ATGACGACCCACAAAACCAACAATCAACTTCTAGATATTGATGCCTTGACTCTCAAAAATGGGCTAGATGAGCAAAAAGTTACCCTGATTGATGTTCGAGAACCTGGGGAATTCGCTGGAGAACATATTAAAGGCGCTACCCTATTACCCCTGTCTCAATTTGACCCCCACTCGCCTAAATTGCAGGGGGACAACGATATCGTTCTCTACTGTCAAAGTGGCAACCGTTCCCAACAAGCGGCGCAAAAACTCTTAGCAGTAGGGGTTCCCGAGGTGATGCAGCTTAAAGGAGGCATCAACGGCTGGAAACAAGCGGGATATTCGGTAGAAGTGAATAAAAATGCCCCGATTTCGATTTTCCGTCAGGTGCAAATTGTCGCAGGAACCTTGGTGTTTACGGGCACAGTCCTCGGTTATTTTGTGAACCCCGGGTTTTTATTTCTGAGTGGGTTTGTAGGGGCCGGTTTAGTCTTTGCTGGCATTAGTAATACTTGTGCAATGGGAATGCTGCTGGCTAAACTTCCTTACAATCAAGTGAAGTAG
- a CDS encoding heme oxygenase (biliverdin-producing): MSHDLANRLREGTQKSHTAAENTAYMKCFLKGIVEREPFRKLLANLYGVYCVMEEAMRRHQDDPVVGPMYFPELNRTANLEKDLAFYYGENWREQIVPLNAGQIYVDRLQQLADTDPALLIAHAYTRYMGDLSGGQSLKKIIRSALDLPENQGTSLHEFEAIPTAEARRAFKEKYRDALNSLPVDEATIERIVEEANYAFHLNRDVVHELEDDVKAAIGTHVFELLTKQDKPGSTERHSRHSASIPAEVGA, encoded by the coding sequence ATGAGCCACGATTTAGCCAACCGTCTGAGAGAAGGAACCCAAAAGTCCCATACTGCTGCTGAAAATACAGCTTATATGAAATGCTTCCTCAAAGGGATTGTCGAGCGGGAGCCCTTCCGCAAGTTGCTGGCGAATCTCTATGGGGTGTATTGTGTGATGGAAGAAGCGATGCGACGACACCAGGATGATCCGGTAGTCGGACCGATGTATTTCCCCGAACTCAACCGCACGGCGAATCTGGAAAAAGACCTCGCCTTTTATTATGGTGAAAACTGGCGCGAGCAGATTGTCCCCTTAAATGCGGGTCAGATTTATGTTGATCGCCTTCAGCAACTGGCAGATACTGACCCGGCACTGCTGATTGCTCATGCCTATACTCGCTATATGGGAGACCTTTCCGGGGGCCAAAGTTTAAAAAAAATTATTCGATCGGCACTGGATTTACCGGAGAATCAAGGAACCTCACTCCATGAATTTGAGGCAATTCCCACCGCAGAAGCGCGACGAGCATTTAAGGAAAAGTATCGGGATGCTTTGAATTCCTTACCTGTCGATGAGGCAACCATTGAACGGATTGTGGAAGAAGCTAACTATGCGTTTCACCTGAACCGAGATGTGGTGCATGAGTTGGAAGATGATGTCAAAGCGGCGATCGGGACTCATGTGTTTGAGTTGCTCACTAAGCAGGATAAACCGGGAAGTACCGAGAGACATTCTCGCCATTCTGCTTCTATACCGGCGGAAGTAGGCGCTTGA
- a CDS encoding MBL fold metallo-hydrolase, giving the protein MLFRQLYDNETSTYTYLIADETTKEAVLVDPVIEQVDRDLQLLEELGLTLRYCLETHIHADHITGTGELRSRTNCQGVVPENASAACADRFIKDGEILQVGDIEIKTIATWGHTDSHNAYLVNGDRILTGDSLLIRGCGRTDFQSGNPGLLYDCITEKIFTLPDKTFVYPGHDYKGRTVSTIGEEKNYNPRFVGKNRDSFIEQMNNLNLPDPKKIAEAVPANEGCGKPAVV; this is encoded by the coding sequence ATGCTATTCCGCCAACTGTATGACAACGAAACCAGTACATATACTTATTTAATTGCTGACGAAACCACCAAAGAAGCGGTCCTAGTGGATCCTGTGATTGAGCAAGTCGATCGCGATTTGCAACTGCTGGAAGAGTTGGGATTAACCTTGCGCTATTGCTTGGAAACCCATATTCATGCGGACCACATCACGGGTACAGGAGAGTTGCGATCGCGCACGAACTGTCAGGGAGTGGTCCCCGAAAATGCCAGTGCTGCCTGTGCCGATCGCTTCATCAAAGATGGGGAAATTTTGCAGGTGGGAGACATCGAAATTAAAACCATTGCCACCTGGGGACATACCGATAGTCATAATGCCTATCTCGTCAATGGCGATCGCATTTTAACCGGAGACTCCCTACTAATTCGCGGATGTGGACGAACGGATTTTCAAAGTGGAAATCCCGGATTACTTTATGATTGTATTACCGAAAAAATCTTCACCTTACCCGATAAAACCTTCGTCTATCCCGGTCACGACTACAAAGGCAGAACCGTCTCCACCATTGGTGAAGAAAAGAACTATAACCCTCGGTTTGTCGGCAAAAACCGTGATAGTTTCATCGAACAAATGAACAACCTGAATTTGCCAGACCCCAAGAAAATTGCCGAAGCCGTTCCTGCCAATGAAGGCTGTGGTAAACCCGCAGTTGTTTAG
- the hetL gene encoding heterocyst differentiation pentapeptide repeat protein HetL gives MNSEEIQKRYLEGDRSFRKANLREADLIDGHFHGINLNQADLRQTRLGKTDFSRASFREADLSEALMWGTDLTEADLYRAVLREADLSGAKLTYANLELANLSKASLCGANLVGSRLSRANLFEADFRPTSDQVTDLGRAILAYADLCYANLSGALLYQTDLEGAKLCRAHLNRTFQQGAADLSEANLREVDLSFADLTGVNLRGADLRGADLTGAILIDANLEEAIMPDGSLYKKTS, from the coding sequence ATGAATAGTGAAGAAATTCAAAAACGATATCTTGAAGGCGATCGCAGTTTTCGGAAAGCCAATCTTCGGGAGGCGGATTTAATTGATGGTCATTTCCACGGCATCAATTTGAATCAAGCCGATTTACGACAAACTCGACTGGGTAAAACTGACTTCAGTCGCGCCAGTTTTCGCGAGGCAGATTTGAGCGAAGCACTGATGTGGGGAACTGATTTAACTGAAGCGGATTTGTATCGCGCTGTTCTCCGGGAAGCTGATTTGAGTGGTGCCAAACTGACTTATGCCAATTTAGAGTTAGCAAACCTCAGTAAAGCCAGTTTATGTGGTGCCAATTTAGTCGGCAGTCGGTTATCTCGGGCGAACTTATTTGAAGCGGATTTCCGTCCCACTTCTGACCAAGTAACAGATTTAGGGCGGGCTATTTTAGCTTATGCGGATTTGTGCTACGCCAACCTCAGTGGCGCGTTGTTATATCAAACGGATTTAGAAGGTGCAAAGCTCTGTCGCGCTCATCTGAATCGGACGTTTCAACAGGGTGCAGCGGATCTGAGTGAAGCAAATTTACGGGAGGTTGACCTGAGTTTTGCGGACTTGACGGGGGTCAATTTACGCGGGGCTGATTTACGCGGGGCTGATTTGACGGGCGCGATTCTGATTGATGCTAATTTAGAAGAGGCGATCATGCCTGATGGCAGCCTTTACAAAAAAACAAGCTGA